DNA from Cynocephalus volans isolate mCynVol1 chromosome 2, mCynVol1.pri, whole genome shotgun sequence:
taaacttaaaaatctaACATACTTATTTTCATTGGCAGAGTTAAGCTCTCATTTCcttacatatttaatataatgtTATCTTAAAGCACTGCAAACCTCAACATTCCTAAAATGACAAGCTCAGTCATTAACCTTGAAAGAAAACTAAAGCCAGTTCAGATGATCTGTGTTGGCTTGATTTTAAAAGAGTAGCTTTGGGAaactaaatgtatatattttccaCTAACACTTTATATGGGCTCAGACAATtgtcaaatttaagaaaaaaacatataaaccATTTCCAGCAGAGAACATCAAAGTATatgtgataaaaaataaacaaataaatgggtcAAATTTAATCCTCAAATCATAAAAGACAGCACTTCTGTGATAAatagatataaattttattttttggaatgtGTTAGTTCAATAGAATAAGGAAgtttgcataatgttgaataacCAGGCCAATTGCACTTTTTAATAAGTCTGTGAGAGAGTAGGCATTTGTTTCTTGatgattattatgattattttatgttGTACTTTGTTCTAGGGTAAGCTCTAAAATGTGTCTACAAAAATTCTAGTTCTATTTGTTTTCATGGAACCCAAACGATTAATttgactaatttttaaaagaatgaaatgaccaaaaataaaaaaaaggaatgacaaaataaactaaaaatatttctttgtatattgctTAGAAAGTAAAAGTCTTATTTCTGTCTCTGCCACTAACTATGCAACTATGGGCAAGTCACTGAGTCTTAGTTTCCATGTTTGTCAAATCATAATTAAAGTGTCATTCCTATCTAGAGTACAGGACTGCTATAGAAATCAAGTAAGACAGCCCACCATGTCAGCACATGAATTCTTGATGAATTAATTAATCAATGGGGCAGTACTTTGAAAATTAAGCCATAAATAAACGTGAGAGGTTATTTGTATCAGCACAACCATAGAATCTATATTCCTAGAAATATAAGGAAAGGGTGAGAGTTTTATGGGGGATGCTTGCACTGTggtggtgccatattttgggcccctcacatatatattttgggggtaggGGTGTGCAAATCTTCactttgcccaaggccacagactCTATGAAGTTATATAAGggaatgtttttaatataaaagaaatagaaagtattcTACTCAcctgcttttaaaattaagaacaggAAATACAGAACTTGattcaagaaatataaaacaggAGGCAGCAGAAAATAGTGGAAAGAACATGGAACTCTCTAACAGTCAGGAGACTTGAGCTCTGGTTACTGTCATGCCAGTAATTAACTGCAAAGCTGCAACATCTGCCAAATGAGGGGAGTATATTAGAAGACCTTTAGAGTCTCTTCCAAGTCAAAACATCATAGcaccaaatataaaaaataatctaaaatatgctttgatttttctgtgttatgAACAATTATTGGAAAGGGCAAAAACAGGGTACTGAATGAGAAAgatggacagaaagagaaagatcaaTGAATGGTAAGGAAAAAACACGGAGACCAAGAGGCAGACACACACAAATTCTTCCCCCAACTCCCCCCGCCTCCAGAAAATGTATGAgtaaagagacaaaagaaaaacacacactaACAAAAATACATTCAGATACAGAAGTAAATATGCACATAGAGACTTTGGTGAAGTAATCCTCTTATTTTGTTCATCTTGAAACTTTTAAAcacaaaactacaaaaaaaatttatgtaatgTTGTACTTTTGAAATTAAAAGGCATAAATGGAACCAGTTCAAGGCAGGGCCTCATAAGCTAGACACAATCAAGTTGAAGGTTGAAGATTACCTACTTCTGCCATATGCTACTCATATTAATTTGAAATCTCACATCCCTGGGTCATTTCCAACCAAACAAGCCAAAGATGAACTTTCCTAAAATAGAAACGTATCCCAAGAATTTTTTTATGAATCAGGGCTTAGCATTACTTTGCTTCCATATAGGcaggatttaaatattttaactttatagTTACCAACTACGTAAAGTGTAAATCCCACATTGCTATTTCAAGTccatatttggggattttcctaTTAATCTCTGTATTGTGTAGAGGGCACCAGATAATGTAACTCCAGAATTCCCCTTTGATTCTCTCCCAGATGAGGCCCATCCAACCTTCTGGCTTTTCTAAACTCTGAGCCTCTACAGGAATTTATAGAGGGAGAAGCTAATTTGTACTTCGGTACTAATCAGCATACAGAAGAATAGAGGGGTCTCTACCCAGTTTCAGGCCTGCTGTTGCAGGATGGTGCGTAATCCCCACTCACTGTGAAGACAGCCCGGATTAACAAAAATGGGTAACACACGGTCTCCAGATATTTATTCCCAACTCTGTGAACAATCTGCTAGGACCTCTGCAAAATTACACGAATTTTCACATTTGAAGAGAGAAAACCATTATTCAGACCTCTCTTTGCAGGATTCATAGGAAGCTTTTCTCTCTTGTAGACAATAAGAGctagggagaaaagaaaagaaaaaaaaaaaaaaaaccacaggatTTTGCTGGTTTTGTTTGGCTTTAGCCAAGATCTTGAACCTTTCTGTAGTTTGGTTTCTCTGTCTATGAAATGGAACTGAAACAATCCCACTCCTTCCCAACAAACTTGATGTTGGAGAAATAATACAGCAAATATAAAAGCATTCATAACTCTTTGGAAGATGGGAGTTAGACCAATTCAATCCAAATGACTGACACAttcatcaataataataataataataagcacaaGAATTCATACAGTGTTTAacagtttataaaacattttaaatgtattatttcattggTCCTTATTACAAGGTGTGAAAAAGGGAGGCCATTTCTTTATGTCATtggacagatgaagaaattgaggccaaGAGAAggagagtgacttgcccaagatcaaacAGCTACTTAGTAACAGGACATGTCTCCTGACAGGAAGTCTAGTGCTCATTCTAGCACTCCTAACTGTATATGTAGTTATTGcctatttccttttcattcctttcCTTCTCCGAGTGAGTCTTGCTTGGAAGGAGGCCTCTAATTAGCAATCAGTTTTCTATTTCTCGTTTATAGTTATAGTCCATCAACTGTTGTAAAGAATTTAAATGTCTTGAAATTCCCCTTCAGCCAGTATCTGTGAACTCTATGTCTGTTTAATTCCTGAGTCATCCAAGCACTAAACCTTCATTTTGAGTACCACTGTTTATAAATTTTGCTATTTCTCCTTATCGTCACATCACATCTGAGCCACAGATATGTCCTCTGggtctttctttataaattatagtGTCTTCATCAACAGTTTCTATTCATCTGTGGTATTTTTATGGTGTTCTTCATTTGTATCCCCTTAAGCCCTTTTATAAGTCCTTGAAACCATGATAGACCTAAGTATTCTTACAGTGATTTATTTCTATAAGAATCTGCTAAATCtttgaacttggagaaaatgtgCAAGCAGACTAAGGTAATTTCAAACAGCAAGTAAGAGTTCATTCTCTTTCATTCCTATTGCTCAGTTTCCTTTATCAATGTTATTTATGTTGTTTTCCTCAAATTCCTAAAAAATGATGAGGagttggttttgctttttgttttgggagggggggttgttttttttcctttgcccaCTTTCAATGTGTCCTCTCTGGGCCAGAAACCTCAGCACTTAGAATGGCCTGTGTATCCTGGTATGAATAATTCCACTGAATGTGACCACTCTAAACTATGCTGAGCCATAGGACCAGGGCCCACCTTTCCTATGGAAGTCAGAAGAAGAAGGGaccaggagaaaaaaagaactgaaggaaTGCTTTCTAAATAAAGTTAATTCTGGGTAATAGCTCAGTAGACACTGGCTGCCTTGTCCTGATCTCCAGAATCTGAGCAATGTACCCAGAAACTGCTTGTGCAGAGTATGGCTTCAGCCCCAAAGAATGGAAGAAGTAAAAAGAGGAGAAGGCATATGTTATTTCATGACAGGTGTGTTCTGTGATTCTAGCCCCCAGACTAAAGGCTATAGAGTAGCTCTGGACACTAGAGTTGACAAattttattcaacacacagatACTGATCACCTATTATGTGTTCTGTGTTGGGGACAAGGGATAAACTCAGTTTCATGAACTCATTTAATACATTTTCCAGATAATAAAATTGAGGAGGAAGGGTGACTGACTCATGTCAAAGTCATACAGATATCAAGTAGTGATGATCCAATTGGAACCTGTCTTAgcctgtttgtgctgctataacaaaataccacaggctgggtaatttataaacaagagaaatttatttctcatacttatttgagaaatttatttacttgagaatttatttctcaaatttagTTCAAGAGGCtgaaattccaagatcaaggtgctggcaggttaaGTGTCTGGTGAagactgctctctgcttccaagacggCGCCTTTCTGCTGCATCCTATAGAAGGGATAaaccctgtgtcctcacatggtggaaagaatGGAATGGGTGAACATAtcccctcaagcccttttataagtcatttatccattcatgagagcagagccctcatggcctaatcacctactaaaggcctcaccttttaatactgttctattggggattaagtttcaacatgaattttagagggaACACCATCAGTCAAACCATAGCAAAACTCAACTGCAAACACAGTACTCTGGCCTCCACAGCACAATCCCTACCTTTATGGCTTTTACAGTTCATTGGAACAGGTGGGTACATACCCAGATGaccctaaagaaaaaaaagacagaagttgATGGGGATGGAAACATTTATTTGGGCTGCCTTATGCACTTACCAGGATGTTATCACATTCTCTGCCTCCATAATTCTAAAGATTACTGACGGGACAAATAAAGCACCCTGAGATGAGGGGAGGGTAAGGATACAGACAGATTCTCTGGATATTTGTCTATGTACTCACAGGGACATTGTCCCACCTATAGAATCATACACAGTGTTAAGAATTAATTGTTAAGAATTGGGTTAAGAATTAATTTTCTGggttctgtttaatttttttagggtCTCAAGAATGTGCTCAAGTCATCCATGTTTTTCCATCAAACACAGAGATCAGAGAAGATTAAACCCTACTAATCACTCACTGTAAGCCTCAGAGCAAATTGCTTCCCAAGAACTGACAGCCAAAATTTCCACCTATATGTAACATAAGCAGGGTTAGAAAATCTCTTCTTACAATAAATATTGTGTGACACAATGGAAGTTTCTCCAAACCACCCAGCAGCATCTAATAAAACCAGTGCAAAGAACAACAACTCTGTATTTTTCTACTTTGAGTCCTGTCAACCCCCTCCTCTAGTCTTACTCCTATTATTCATAGCCTATACTGTGGTTTTAATCGTGGGCCTTTTTGGAAACCTCTCTCTCATAATCATCATCTttaagaagcagagagaagctcTGAATGTTACCAACATACTGATtgccaatctctctctctctctctgacatcTTGGAGTGTGTCATGTGCATCCCTTTTACTGTCATCTACACtctgatggacaactggatatttGGGGATACCATGTGCAAACTCACCTCCTATGTGCAGAGTGTCTCCATCTCCATGTCCATATTCTCACTTGTTTTAATTGCTGTTAAAAGATCTCAGCTGATTGTAAACCCCTGTGGCTGGAAGCCCAGTGTATCTCATGCCTACTGGAGCATCACACTGATTtggttattttctcttctgttgtctatttccttcttcctgtccTACCACCTCACTGATGAGCCCTTCCGcaacctctctctccccactgatTTCAATGCTCACCGGGTGGCTTGTGTAGAGAACTGGCCCTCCAAAATGAACCAGCTCTTCTTTACCACCTCCCTGTTTATGCTCCAGTATTTTGTCCCTCTGGGCTTCATCCTCATCTGCCACCTGAAGATTGTTATCTGCCTCCGCAGGAGAAATGGAAACGTAGACAGGCAGAGGAAAAATGAGAGCTGGCTCAGTGAGGACAAGAGGATTAACACAATGTTGATTTCCATTGTGGTGACCTTTGGAGCCTGCTGGCTGCCCTTGAACATCTTCAATGTTATCTTTGACTGGTATCATGAGGTGCTGATGAGCTGCCACCATGACCTGATATTTGTAGTTTGCCACTTGGTTGCTATGGTTTCTACATGTATAAACCCTCTCTT
Protein-coding regions in this window:
- the LOC134370584 gene encoding LOW QUALITY PROTEIN: neuropeptide Y receptor type 6-like (The sequence of the model RefSeq protein was modified relative to this genomic sequence to represent the inferred CDS: deleted 1 base in 1 codon; substituted 1 base at 1 genomic stop codon), producing the protein MEVSPNHPAASNKTSAKNNNSVFFYFESCQPPPLVLLLLFIAYTVVLIVGLFGNLSLIIIIFKKQREALNVTNILIANSLSLSDILECVMCIPFTVIYTLMDNWIFGDTMCKLTSYVQSVSISMSIFSLVLIAVKRSQLIVNPCGWKPSVSHAYWSITLIWLFSLLLSISFFLSYHLTDEPFRNLSLPTDFNAHRVACVENWPSKMNQLFFTTSLFMLQYFVPLGFILICHLKIVICLRRRNGNVDRQRKNESWLSEDKRINTMLISIVVTFGACWLPLNIFNVIFDWYHEVLMSCHHDLIFVVCHLVAMVSTCINPLFYGFLNKKFQKDLVMLIHYCCCFPTQXRYENTAISTMHTDESKDSLRLAHIPTDT